The genome window ACCTGCAGCGTCCCGATGCCATTGTGGCGGGAATGCTGGTTATCGGAGCCATTGGTTACTTGATGGACTGGGCTGCCAACCTTTTGATAACCTACTGCCTGCGCTGGAAATGATTACTGCTGACAGTTGGATGTTGGCGGAACCGAGGATCAGCGGCCTGGCTGGGAAGAAATGTTTTTGGGGGAGCGAGCGTTGACGGAGAACCCACTAGTTCGCATAGAACAAGTTAGCAAAACTTACTCCAATCAAGGCCACCAGCTAACTATCTTGGAAGACATCAGCTTGGAGCTCCAGGATGGGGAGTTTTACTGCCTTTTAGGTCTAAACGGGTCAGGCAAAACCACCCTGCTTCGGCTTATTGCCGGGCTTGACTACCCCTCTCGCGGACATATCGAGGTGGGCGGGCGGCCGGTTACAGGTCCGGGCCGGGACCGGGGTATGGTATTTCAGGATCTTGCCCTTTTTCCCTGGTATACGGTAAGGCAGAACCTAGAATTCCCTTTGCGGCTAGCCAAGCTTCCGAGTTGGGAGATCGATAAGCAGGTTGAACGCTACCTGAAGGCTACTGGCCTAGAGAAATTTGCCCGAGCTTACCCCAAGGAACTATCAGGAGGAATGAAACAGCGGTTGGCTTTGGGCCGGGCCTTAATCGGCAGGCCCAAAATAGTGCTTATGGATGAACCCTTTGCCTCGCTAGATATTCAAACTCGTAATGCCATGCAGAAATTTTTCCTTGAGCTCTGGCTACAGACTCGGCAAACGGTGATTTTTGTCACCCATAGCGTAGACGAAGCTCTGTTCTTGGCCGATCGGGTAGGGGCCTTGACTAGGCCTCCCGCCCGTATCGGCTGGGAACAAGCTATTACCTTGCCGCGCCCCCGG of Clostridia bacterium contains these proteins:
- a CDS encoding ABC transporter ATP-binding protein, which produces MTENPLVRIEQVSKTYSNQGHQLTILEDISLELQDGEFYCLLGLNGSGKTTLLRLIAGLDYPSRGHIEVGGRPVTGPGRDRGMVFQDLALFPWYTVRQNLEFPLRLAKLPSWEIDKQVERYLKATGLEKFARAYPKELSGGMKQRLALGRALIGRPKIVLMDEPFASLDIQTRNAMQKFFLELWLQTRQTVIFVTHSVDEALFLADRVGALTRPPARIGWEQAITLPRPRDRTDPDLVAMRRELLAFLEAQAGSLEG